The following is a genomic window from Parabacteroides johnsonii DSM 18315.
CAGTTAAAAGACTTTAACCGGGTAGCCTCCCATTATATATTGAATGAATAATCTAATGAGACGAAAGATATGAATTTCAGAAATAAATACGTACTGGCTATCGACCAGGGGACGACCTCTTCGAGAGCCATCCTTTTCAGCCATCAGGGCAATATCATCACGCTGGCGCAGAAAACATTCCAGCAGTATTTTCCTAAGCCCGGTTGGGTGGAACATGATCCGAACGAGATTTGGTACACACAATCGTCTGCTATAAAGGAGGCTATGGCTAAAGCGGATGTGACGGATGCGCATATTGCTTGTATCGGTATTGCCAACCAGCGTGAAACGACGATAATATGGGACCGGGAGACCGGTTTTCCGGTCTATAACGCCATCGTCTGGCAGGACAGACGTACGGCAGACTATTGCGAAGAATTGAAGGCAAAGGGATATGCTTCTCTGATCCAGCAGAAGACCGGATTGGTGATCGATGCTTATTTCTCCGCCACGAAGATACGTTGGATTCTGGATCATGTGAAGGGGGGCCGGGAACGTGCCGAGCGTGGAGAACTTTGTTTCGGTACGGTCGATTCCTGGCTGGTCTGGAAACTGACTCGCGGAACTGAATTCATTACGGATATCACGAATGCTTCCCGTACGATGCTGTTCAATATCCATACGCAGGAATGGGATAAGGAATTGCTCGACCTTTTCCAAATTCCGGCATCCATGATGCCGGAAGTAAAAAGCAGCAGCGAGGTGTATTGCGAGACTTCTACTCCTGTCTTTAAGACTGGTATTCCTGTTTCGGGGATGGCAGGTGACCAGCAAGCTGCCCTGTTCGGACAGTTGTGTACGGATATCGGCATGATCAAAACGACCTACGGGACAGGATGCTTTATGATCCTGAATACCGGAAGCAAGCCCGTTTTATCTCAAAATAATCTGTTGACGACGATTGCTTGGAAATTGAATGGAAAAGTGACATATGCATTGGAAGGAAGTGTTTTTGTCGGTGGAGCGGTCGTTCAATGGTTGCGTGACGAGTTAGGACTGATACAGAGCGCCGCTATCACGGAACAGTTGGCTAATTCCGTGCCGGATAACGGCGGGGTCTACTTTGTTCCGGCGCTGACCGGATTGGGAGCCCCTTACTGGGACCAGTATGCCCGTGGTGCCATTATCGGAATCACGCGCGGAACGAGTGCCGCCCATCTGACCCGTGCTGCCCTGGAAGGTATTTGCTATCAGGTCTACGATGTCCTGATGGCTATGGAAAACGATATACATGCCAAGCCGAAAGAGATCCGTGTGGATGGTGGAGCGATTGCCAATAATTTTCTGATGCAATTCCAGGCAGATATCTGCCGTTGTCCGGTAGTCCGTCCTCGTG
Proteins encoded in this region:
- the glpK gene encoding glycerol kinase GlpK is translated as MNFRNKYVLAIDQGTTSSRAILFSHQGNIITLAQKTFQQYFPKPGWVEHDPNEIWYTQSSAIKEAMAKADVTDAHIACIGIANQRETTIIWDRETGFPVYNAIVWQDRRTADYCEELKAKGYASLIQQKTGLVIDAYFSATKIRWILDHVKGGRERAERGELCFGTVDSWLVWKLTRGTEFITDITNASRTMLFNIHTQEWDKELLDLFQIPASMMPEVKSSSEVYCETSTPVFKTGIPVSGMAGDQQAALFGQLCTDIGMIKTTYGTGCFMILNTGSKPVLSQNNLLTTIAWKLNGKVTYALEGSVFVGGAVVQWLRDELGLIQSAAITEQLANSVPDNGGVYFVPALTGLGAPYWDQYARGAIIGITRGTSAAHLTRAALEGICYQVYDVLMAMENDIHAKPKEIRVDGGAIANNFLMQFQADICRCPVVRPRVLETTALGAAYLAGLAIGYWKDVDELKEQWSLDNIFSAEMHEETAEALLTEWHKAVGRSLNWAVDK